The DNA segment CGCCCGGCCCGGCGCCGCGGACCGGAGCGAGACGGACGTGCTGTTCCTCGCCCGGCTGCAGAGCCGCAAACGGCCCGAGGCGTTCGTCCGGATGGCGGCGCTGGTGCACCGCAAGCGGCCCGAGGTGTCCTTCACCCTGCACGGTTCGGACGAGGGGCGGCTCGCGGAGGTCCGGCGGCTGATCGCCGAGGAGGGGCTCGGCGAGGTGGTGACGTACGGCGGGGCCCTCGATCACGACGCCGCCGTGCGGCGGACCGGGCGGGCCACGGTCTACGTCCTGCCCAGCGTCGACGAGCCGTTCCCGATGAGCGTGCTGGAGTCCTTGGCGGTGGGCACGCCGGTGGTCTGCACGGACAGCTGCGGGATCGCCCCGGCCCTTCGGCAGCGCGAGGCCGCTCTCGTGACCGACGGTTCGCCGGAGCAGCTGGCGGACGCGGTGCTGCGGCTCCTGGAGGACCGTCCGCTGCGCGAGCGGGTCACCCGCGCGGGCCGGGCGGCGCTCGAGGCGGAGTTCTCGCTCGCCGCCGTCACCGACCGGCTGGAGGAGCGGTACGCCGCCCTCCCGCGGCCCGGATCCAGATGAGGCGGGGCGGCGGGGACGGTCACCGCCCCCGCCGCCTCCGGCTACCGGCCGTTCCGCGCGGTCCGCAACAGGGCGGTGATCCGCTCCAGCCCGGCCCGGCTGCTCAGCCGCTGCTCGACGTACTCCGGACCGCGGGCCCCGAGCCGGGCCGCCCGCCCGGGGTCGTCGGCGAGCGCCCTGACCTCCGCGAGCAGCGCCTTCGGGTCCTCCGGCGCGATCACCGACCCGGCGCCCGAGCGCAGCACCTCCTGGGCGGTGCCCCCTTCGGCGGCCACCGAGGCGATCACCGGCCGGCCCGTCATGAAGTACGAGGTCAGCTTGGACGGCAGGCTCATGTCCAGCACCGAGGCCTTCTGGGTCACCGCGAGCACATCGGCGGCGGCGAGCACCTCGGGGAACTCCGCGGTGTCGGCGGGCGGCAGGAAGGACAGCGAGGGGA comes from the Streptomyces angustmyceticus genome and includes:
- a CDS encoding glycosyltransferase; translation: MRITHVVTLVSDDGAYGGPVSVATGQLGELASRGHEVELVSLWRGRGAPPRSVDGVPLRARPARTLVPGQGFLGLFHPGLVPLLWRSVGRAEALHLHAGRDLVSLAALAVAAVRRRPFVVQTHGMVQPRGSMVARLFDRVYVPLLRRAAAALVLTDEEEAGLRRVLGPRGPRLVRLPNGVRARPGAADRSETDVLFLARLQSRKRPEAFVRMAALVHRKRPEVSFTLHGSDEGRLAEVRRLIAEEGLGEVVTYGGALDHDAAVRRTGRATVYVLPSVDEPFPMSVLESLAVGTPVVCTDSCGIAPALRQREAALVTDGSPEQLADAVLRLLEDRPLRERVTRAGRAALEAEFSLAAVTDRLEERYAALPRPGSR